A region of Saccopteryx leptura isolate mSacLep1 chromosome X, mSacLep1_pri_phased_curated, whole genome shotgun sequence DNA encodes the following proteins:
- the PRRG1 gene encoding transmembrane gamma-carboxyglutamic acid protein 1 — protein MGRIFLTGEKANSVLKRYPRANGLFEEIRQGNIERECREERCTFEEAREAFENNEKTKEFWNTYTKAQQGESNRGSDWFQFYLTFPLIFGLFIILLVIFLIWRCFLRNKTRRQTVTEGHIPFPQHLNIITTPPPPDEVFDSSGMSPGFLEYVVGRSDSVSTRLSNCDPPPTYEEATGQVNLQRSETEPHLDPPPEYEDIINSNSASAIAMVPVVTTIK, from the exons TTTTCCTCACTGGAGAAAAAGCCAACTCAGTACTAAAACGCTACCCAAGAGCCAATGGGCTTTTTGAAGAAATAAGACAGGGCAACATTGAGCGTGAATGCAGAGAAGAAAGATGCACATTCGAAGAAGCAAGAGAGGCttttgaaaataatgaaaaaact aaagagtTTTGGAACACCTATACAAAAGCACAACAAGGAGAGAGTAACAGAGGAAGTGACTGGTTTCAATTTTACCTTACCTTTCCATTAATCTTTGGCCTCTTTATTATCCTCCTTGTCATTTTcctaatctggagatgttttctaagAAACAAAACTCGCAGACAGACAGTGACTGAAGGTCACATTCCTTTCCCTCAGCACCTTAATATTATTACTACACCTCCCCCACCAGATGAAGTGTTTGATAGCAGTGGAATGTCACCAGGCTTTCTCGAATATGTAGTTGGGCGCTCAGATTCTGTCTCCACTCGCCTGTCCAACTGTGACCCTCCACCAACCTATGAGGAAGCCACTGGCCAGGTGAACCTTCAGAGGAGTGAAACAGAACCTCATTTAGATCCACCCCCAGAGTATGAGGACATCATCAACTCCAACTCAGCCAGTGCCATTGCTATGGTGCCTGTGGTCACCACCATCAAGTGA